In Eubacteriales bacterium mix99, the DNA window CTCCATCAGGACCTCCACTCTGGAGAAGGTTTCCTGATCGGTAAGTCCTTTGGCATATTCCGCCTTGTACCAGAAATAACGGCGGATAATTTCCTGTTTGGCGGCTTCCCGTACAATATTGTCATCGGTAATGCTGAACCCTGCACGGTTTACCCCCATGTCGGTAGGAGACTGGTAGATGGCTTCCCGGGAGGAAACCCTTTCCAGGATCCGTTTCAGTACCGGAAAAATCTCTACATCCCGGTTGTAGTTGACGGAAGTTTTTCCGTAGGCTTCCAGATGGAAGGGATCAATGATGTTGAAGTCCCTCAGATCTGCTGTGGCCGCTTCATAAGCCACGTTGAGCGGATGCTTGAGAGGGAGGTTCCAGATCGGAAAGGTTTCGAATTTGGCATAGCCGCTTTGGATTCCCCTCAGGCTGTCATGATACAGTTGGGACAGACAGGTGGCCAGTTTGCCGCTTCCCGGCCCGGGGGCTGTGACGATGACCAGAGGTTTTTTGGTTTCGATGTATTCATTGGCACCAAAGCCTTCTTCACTCAATATCGCATTGATATCGGAAGGATATCCATGGGTTGGCCGATGCACATATACTTTGATATTCCGGAGTTCCAGCGTGTTTTTGAAAAGTCTGGCTGCCGGCTGATCCTTGTAGCGCGTTATGACGACACCTGCAATATCCAGATCCCATGCCCGCAGGTTGTCAATCAGCTTTAGGACATCCATCTCGTATGTGATTCCAAAATCCGCACGGATCTTGCGCCGCTCAATATCGCCGGCATAAATGCACAATATGATTTCCGCCTTATCCCTGAGATTATGAAGCAATCGGACCTTGTCATTGGGATCATAACCCGGAAGGACTCTGGCAGCGTGATAATCAAAAAAAAGCTTTCCCCCGAATTCAAGATATAGCTTGTGATTGAAATGATCCACCCGTTTCAGTATTTCTGTTGTTTGTTCCTCAAGGTATTTCGTGTTGTCAAAACCTGGTTGAAGCAAAGCATTTAACCTCCTGTAATAAAAGTGAAAAGTAAGAATAATAAAACAAATAAAGCAGCAAACCGATAAAACGCTCAAAAAAATCCGGACATCCTCATCCGACATCCGTTCGTTCCGGACTGCATAACAGCATGCACCATACGGACACAGCAAAATACAAATCCGGACAATGGGAATCCATTGAGAATATCCTGATATACAATATCACATTATACAATGTTTTTCAGACTTTTCAAAAGGAATTATTTTGAATCCTGCATGGAAGGGGACGGCGGAATTATGTAAGGCAAGGCAATACAGCCCTGCCTTTTGCTATTCTTCCGTATTGCAGACACCACCGAAACCCGGGAACAAAATAATCAGCAGCAGGAAGAAAAACAGTAGTTCATTCTGCACTCCGAATCCGCCGCATCCGCATCCGTTTCCCCATCCACCATAGCTGAAAAGCAGAATGAGAAGCAGAAAAAAGAACAGCCAGGAATTAAAACCGGAACCTCTTCCTCCATATCCGTATCCCATGGAATCACCTCATTTCACGAATTGGAGTATGCTGCTGTCTGTTATATAGATATGAAAAATTCCCGCGAAAAGTGAACCCCTGATTTTTTTCAACAAAAGGGAAGCCTTTGCATATGCTGATATCCGGGAATAAAAAAAGTGAAAAACAGAGGCGACCGCAGTAAGGAGTGTGGAAAATGATGGGAGATCGGGAACGGAAAATCCAGGAACTGCTGAAACGTTATCAGGGAGTTCCTTTTGTTCATAACGGACGCACCCTGGAGGGACTGGACTGTCTGGGGTTTGTCATTCATTTTTACAGGAATCTGGGCATCTATCTGCCCAACGGCGATGGAAAGGTGATTGGAGAAGACTGGTATGTAACAGACCCTCAAAGATACATCCGCGGCCTGGGAAGACTGGATGCCATACAGGTTTCCGCCGATGATCTTCAGCCATTGGACCTGGTGTATTTTGCCATTGCCAGGGATATCATCACGCATACTGGGATTATGATCAACCGGCATGAGTTCGCACATATGTCCCCAAAGACGAACTTTCGGATCAGTAAAATGGAACGGCACTGGAAAGCCCGATTTCGGGGAGGCCTTCGCTTCCCGGAGCTGATGACCGATTTTTAGGCAGGTTGGTCCCGGCTTCTGTGAATTTTGGGAAAAAGGGCCTGGATTGACACAGCCCTGCTCACTGGGTATAATATTATCTGTTATGAAATGCGTTGTAAAAAGCCTCAGACAAAGGATGAAACGGAGTAAGGAGTGTTATATTTGCAAACCGATGAATTGAGAGAGAAATTCCTTTCTTTTTTCCGGGAAAGGGGACATGCCGTGATTCCCAGTGCGTCCGTAATACCGGAAAATGACCCGACGGTATTATTCACCACAGCGGGAATGCATCCGCTGGTTCCCTATCTTCTTGGGGAAAAGCATCCCGAAGGAACCCGCCTGACCGATGTCCAGAAGTGTATCCGTACCGTGGATATCGATGAAGTGGGAGACAACAGCCACTGCACATTTTTTGAAATGCTGGGCAGCTGGTCCCTGGGAGATTATTTCAGGAAAGAGGCCATTGCATGGAGCTGGGAGTTCCTGACCTCTCCCAAATGGCTGGGGATCCCAAAGGAAAAGCTGTATGTTACCGTATTTGCCGGAGACGGGCATGCGCCGCGGGATGTGGAATCCTATGAGCTGTGGAAATCCATGGGAGTTGCGGAGGATCATATCTGTTTTCTGCCTGCGAAAAACAACTGGTGGGGGCCGGCAGGCATTACCGGGCCATGTGGTCCGGATACGGAAATGTTCATCGATACCGGCAGGGAAAAATGCAGTCCCGATTGCAGTCCGGCCTGTGACTGCGGGAAATACGTGGAAATCTGGAATGACGTGTTCATGGAATACAACAAAACGGCAGAGGGAACGTTTGAGCCGCTGCTCCAGAAAAATGTGGATACCGGCATGGGGCTGGATCGGACCACAGCGATTTTACAGGGTGCAGAGTCCGTCTATGATACCGATCTGTACCGGGATATCATTGCCCGGATCAGTCAGCTTTCCAACAAAGAGTACGGGCAGGATGCAGAAACCACCAGAGCGTTCCGGATTGTGGCGGATCATATCCGGACAGCAACGTTTATATTGGGAGACGAAAAGGCTGTTACGCCGTCCAATGTGGATCAGGGGTATATCCTTCGGCGTCTGATCCGACGGGCCGTTCGATTTGGACTGAAGATCGGGATTCCGGAGGGCAGCACGCCGGAAATCGCCGATGTGGTGATTCAGCAATACCGTCCTGTATACGGTGAGCTTGGCCGAAATGAAGAGTTCATCAAAAGGGAGCTGGCCCTTGAGGAAAAGCGGTTTCAGCGAACCATTCGTCAGGGCATGAAGGAATTTGAAAAAGTGCTTTTCCAATTGGGCGATTCCTCCAGGATGATTGATGGGCTTCATGCATTCCATCTGTATGATACTTATGGATTCCCCATTGAATTTACGCAGGAACTGGCGGCGGAAAAGGGATATGCAGTGGATATCGAAGGCTTCCGGAAGAGTTTTCAGCACCATCAGGAGATTTCCCACGCAGGGGCGTCCCGGAAGTTCCGGGGAGGACTGGCGGATCATACGGAGGAGACCGCAAAGCTGCATACGGCAACCCATCTGCTCCATGCGGCACTTCGGAAGGTGCTGGGAAAAGAAGTGGAGCAGAGAGGAAGCAATATCACGGCGGAGAGGCTGCGTTTTGATTTCTCCTTCCCCAGGAAGCTGACGAAGGAAGAGCTGTCCGAAGTGGAGCAGCTGGTCAATGAAGCCATTGACAGCAACGTGGAGATTGTCTGTGAGGAAATGCCCCTGGAGGAAGCCAGGAAGTCCGGTGCCATCGGACTGTTTGAATCCAAATATGGGAATATGGTCAAAGTCTACACGATAGGACCGTATTCCAGGGAAATCTGCGGAGGTCCCCATGCGAGCCGAACCGGCGAACTGGGCAAATTCAAAATCAGGAAAGAAGGAAGTTCTTCTGCCGGAGTCCGGAGGATCAAGGCAGTTCTGCAATAACTTCCTGTCCGTTTACTTATCAAATGTTTCCGGATCTTCAATGGCCAATGGCCTGCGGGGATCCGGGTTTTGCTGTTACGAACCGGCGCTTTTCAGGGAATCACGCATGGCTTTTGCAGAGACCCCGTACGCTTTTTTAAAGGCGCGGCGGAAACTGTTGGAATTGTTGTAGCCGACTTCTCTGTAAAGCTCGGAAAGGGGCAGGGAAGACCCCGTAACCAGCTTATGTGCCTTTCGCATGCGGATCTGCTTCAGATAGACCGAAAAATTGCAGCCGGTGCTTTCCTTGAACAAATAGGAGATATAGCTTTCGGACAGGTTGAATTGGTCGGACAGCTTTGTCAGGCAAAGGGAGGAATCCCTGTAGTTTTCCATAATATAGGCTTTCATGCTGAGAATCGTCTGATTCTGGGTGGTGATCCCTTCAAAATAGGTACACAAACTGAGGGCAGTGTTTTCAAGCTGCTTCAGGGACAGATATTCCGCCAGGTGGATATCAACGGTCTGGACCTGTTCCGCACCATCGGGGATCATACAGCGTACACGGAACAGGGTGCTGTGGACAGACAGGAGAAGGCCCTGCATTTTCTGATAGGAAAGCGAACGCTTTTCCAGATTTTCATAGTAGAGGAACTGAAAGATCTCCCGGACCTGGCCTTTATTTCCCGCCGTGATAAATTCCGTCAGGGATTCCGACAGCTGGGACGGGTAGTAATAGATATCCGAGCTTAAATCCAGGGAATTGTAGTCCCGGAAGGAAAGATCTCCGGAGGTATAGCTGGCGGATTCCATGGCTTGCTGGTATGATTTCCATATATTTTCCAGTATGTGGTCCCGGGTCCCCATGCCTGCCATGGTCCAGGTTTCATGTTCTGCAAGCATTTCTTCATGAAAGGCGGCAAATGTTCCGGAGATGGACGCCATCCGTTCTTCGTGTGCCCGGTTCTCTTCTTCACGGAGAAGAATTGCATAATTGTGCTTCTTGGGATGATAGAGGTAAAGAGGCTCGCCGAAATATTTTTTCATGCAGGAAAGCACCCGGGCATCGTATGCGGAGTCCGGAGGGAAGGAGGATTCCCCTGCAGCCGGGTTCCCGTTCTCATTGGTATTTTCCGCTTCCGGCTCCGGATTGTTGGGATAAGCGACAATATACAGGACAAAGTAGGCAATATCCGTTCGGGTCAGGTTCAGGTATCTTTTGATATAGTCCATTTCGTCCGGTGAAGAGATACGATTCAGCATGATATTGCGGATGTAGGAATTCCGTATCACCGGTTCCTGCCTTTCCAGTGTGGACTCCAGCTGCCGGGATCGGGAAAGACTGCTGTCCAGTTCGTCTCCCATCCGGATATAGGGTCGGGTATTGCGTATGCTGAGAAAATAAATCAGCAAAAAACAGACCAGCAGGGTCACTCCGGTAATCAGCAGATACATGTTCTGGTAAGGGCGAAGGGAGTTCTGCATATGAGAGACCGGAATCACATAATAATATTCCCATTTGTTGTTCTTTGAGATACAGCGGACCACAGTCTGTTTTGCGCCGGGCAGGCTCAGGGAGGAAACGGCATTTTGATAGGAGAGGGTTGTCAGTTTTTTCGGATTGAAATTTTTGGAAGGCAATTTCCCCTTTTGATATTGCAGGACATGGTCGGAGTCCAGGACAGCGAGGAAACCATCTTCCTGTGAGAACAGCACGGAAAAATTCTGATCCATTTTATTTTTGTCTATTAGAAAGCCAAGCCTTGCGGGGGTGCGGTAAAAAAGGTAGTTATCCAGGGAGAGCAGGTACAGATAATCCCGATTAAAGGGATTGTAATCGGATAAAGGAAGCAGGGAAGCGTAATTTTCCTCATTGAGGATCATATCATGCCATTTGCCATAATGGCCTTTGCGCAGGCCTTTTCGGATATAGAACAGATTCATTTCGGAGAAACTGCCGGCGGTCAGGACCGAATCACTTTCCGGAAGATAAATAAA includes these proteins:
- a CDS encoding DUF1846 domain-containing protein gives rise to the protein MLQPGFDNTKYLEEQTTEILKRVDHFNHKLYLEFGGKLFFDYHAARVLPGYDPNDKVRLLHNLRDKAEIILCIYAGDIERRKIRADFGITYEMDVLKLIDNLRAWDLDIAGVVITRYKDQPAARLFKNTLELRNIKVYVHRPTHGYPSDINAILSEEGFGANEYIETKKPLVIVTAPGPGSGKLATCLSQLYHDSLRGIQSGYAKFETFPIWNLPLKHPLNVAYEAATADLRDFNIIDPFHLEAYGKTSVNYNRDVEIFPVLKRILERVSSREAIYQSPTDMGVNRAGFSITDDNIVREAAKQEIIRRYFWYKAEYAKGLTDQETFSRVEVLMEDFKLVPEDRRVVVPAREVLNRRSKTGKKVLSGAAVELATGEQITGKQSVLMNATSSVILNAIKVISGIPDNIHLLSPNIIESIQNLRKDVLNEKNTRLNLEETLIALTISATTNPTAQLALTSLKELHGCEMHSTHILSSTDNSVLHKLGIHITCDANFPSENLYIG
- a CDS encoding NlpC/P60 family protein — its product is MMGDRERKIQELLKRYQGVPFVHNGRTLEGLDCLGFVIHFYRNLGIYLPNGDGKVIGEDWYVTDPQRYIRGLGRLDAIQVSADDLQPLDLVYFAIARDIITHTGIMINRHEFAHMSPKTNFRISKMERHWKARFRGGLRFPELMTDF
- a CDS encoding alanine--tRNA ligase, which encodes MQTDELREKFLSFFRERGHAVIPSASVIPENDPTVLFTTAGMHPLVPYLLGEKHPEGTRLTDVQKCIRTVDIDEVGDNSHCTFFEMLGSWSLGDYFRKEAIAWSWEFLTSPKWLGIPKEKLYVTVFAGDGHAPRDVESYELWKSMGVAEDHICFLPAKNNWWGPAGITGPCGPDTEMFIDTGREKCSPDCSPACDCGKYVEIWNDVFMEYNKTAEGTFEPLLQKNVDTGMGLDRTTAILQGAESVYDTDLYRDIIARISQLSNKEYGQDAETTRAFRIVADHIRTATFILGDEKAVTPSNVDQGYILRRLIRRAVRFGLKIGIPEGSTPEIADVVIQQYRPVYGELGRNEEFIKRELALEEKRFQRTIRQGMKEFEKVLFQLGDSSRMIDGLHAFHLYDTYGFPIEFTQELAAEKGYAVDIEGFRKSFQHHQEISHAGASRKFRGGLADHTEETAKLHTATHLLHAALRKVLGKEVEQRGSNITAERLRFDFSFPRKLTKEELSEVEQLVNEAIDSNVEIVCEEMPLEEARKSGAIGLFESKYGNMVKVYTIGPYSREICGGPHASRTGELGKFKIRKEGSSSAGVRRIKAVLQ
- a CDS encoding AraC family transcriptional regulator, whose protein sequence is MIDLGKRLRSHHSLALQLTVSYSFLLLLILFISTYFYQVSKNDLQQTEESRTKAQLFNAVDVTDRDLSAMQGFALSFAHDMELGSLARANPDRSDDFFVKSYKMQQKLISYVPVERQLPIRSYFIYLPESDSVLTAGSFSEMNLFYIRKGLRKGHYGKWHDMILNEENYASLLPLSDYNPFNRDYLYLLSLDNYLFYRTPARLGFLIDKNKMDQNFSVLFSQEDGFLAVLDSDHVLQYQKGKLPSKNFNPKKLTTLSYQNAVSSLSLPGAKQTVVRCISKNNKWEYYYVIPVSHMQNSLRPYQNMYLLITGVTLLVCFLLIYFLSIRNTRPYIRMGDELDSSLSRSRQLESTLERQEPVIRNSYIRNIMLNRISSPDEMDYIKRYLNLTRTDIAYFVLYIVAYPNNPEPEAENTNENGNPAAGESSFPPDSAYDARVLSCMKKYFGEPLYLYHPKKHNYAILLREEENRAHEERMASISGTFAAFHEEMLAEHETWTMAGMGTRDHILENIWKSYQQAMESASYTSGDLSFRDYNSLDLSSDIYYYPSQLSESLTEFITAGNKGQVREIFQFLYYENLEKRSLSYQKMQGLLLSVHSTLFRVRCMIPDGAEQVQTVDIHLAEYLSLKQLENTALSLCTYFEGITTQNQTILSMKAYIMENYRDSSLCLTKLSDQFNLSESYISYLFKESTGCNFSVYLKQIRMRKAHKLVTGSSLPLSELYREVGYNNSNSFRRAFKKAYGVSAKAMRDSLKSAGS